In one Drosophila albomicans strain 15112-1751.03 chromosome X, ASM965048v2, whole genome shotgun sequence genomic region, the following are encoded:
- the LOC117577800 gene encoding uncharacterized protein LOC117577800: MLKWTASTQRLHELPSTATQQPRAAVVRRQRRQRRATIANKENVPSVGYTSTPMPLERLRNSPLVLAPLSDIRNVTPESRSPAGRSPQPQQQRQPARLMVQSVRYATTLPRYEEEYSPSALPAGQHLALRGLLPLDPFMEQPRYLAAAQQLKKRKLEADFVATMDASPSEATQVAAEPIAEVAEKSAKPVTRPVTPQPSSTQMGDQTLDKLIDAILDSACKSDPSSRKKPRKSFNLRRRTLVKQQLESQCHAAMLSPSYAAGDDPASDLSFALLPLPGTPEPASPLNPLPHSVLLQLPTPQQSNAASHSDTFCLATPVRPLKRGRAPERQAVASDVASAVESPLKRYKVDARNYFEVGLALPSSIYV; this comes from the coding sequence ATGCTCAAGTGGACAGCATCAACACAGCGACTGCACGAGCTGCCTTCGACGGCAACACAACAGCCTCGAGCCGCCGTGGTGCGACGTCAGCGTAGACAGCGACGTGCCACGATTGCCAACAAGGAGAATGTGCCCAGTGTGGGCTACACATCCACACCCATGCCTCTGGAGAGGTTGCGCAACAGTCCGCTGGTCCTGGCACCCCTCAGCGATATACGCAACGTCACCCCGGAGTCACGTTCGCCAGCCGGAAGATCAccgcagccacaacagcagcggcagccagcACGTCTGATGGTGCAAAGTGTGCGGTATGCAACCACCTTGCCACGTTACGAGGAGGAGTATTCACCCAGTGCACTGCCGGCGGGTCAGCATTTGGCATTGCGGGGTCTGTTGCCCCTCGATCCGTTCATGGAGCAGCCACGTTACCTGGCCGCAGCACAGCAGCTGAAGAAGCGCAAACTGGAGGCGGATTTTGTGGCCACCATGGATGCAAGTCCATCGGAAGCAACTCAAGTTGCTGCTGAGCCAATTGCCGAGGTGGCCGAGAAGTCAGCGAAACCAGTGACCCGTCCGGTGACCCCGCAACCCTCGTCCACCCAGATGGGTGATCAGACGCTGGACAAGCTCATCGATGCCATACTTGACTCCGCCTGCAAATCGGATCCGAGCAGTCGCAAAAAACCACGCAAATCGTTCAATCTGCGACGTCGCACACTGGTCAAACAGCAACTGGAGTCGCAATGCCATGCGGCCATGCTTTCGCCATCCTATGCTGCCGGCGATGATCCTGCCAGCGATCTAAGCTTTGCCCTGCTGCCGCTTCCTGGCACTCCGGAGCCGGCTTCGCCCCTCAACCCGTTGCCACACAGTGTGTTGCTCCAGTTGCCGACGCCGCAGCAATCAAATGCTGCCTCGCACTCGGACACCTTTTGTCTGGCCACACCAGTGCGTCCTCTGAAACGTGGTCGTGCCCCAGAGAGGCAAGCGGTCGCATCGGATGTTGCAAGTGCCGTGGAGTCGCCACTGAAGCGCTACAAAGTTGATGCGCGCAACTACTTCGAGGTGGGATTGGCGCTGCCTTCCTCCATATACGTCTAG